A window of the Roseovarius sp. S88 genome harbors these coding sequences:
- a CDS encoding restriction endonuclease subunit S: protein MSERENTTARAEKLIRSPRHFPGFNGKWDRKELRPYLVQHSERVPADTDLRIYSSSREGLLPQDEYYGGHNRLNEGEYGVVPDGYFVYRHMSDDTTFKFNINNTGQPVAVSKEYPVFKTDGVDPIFLRYLLNESRPFKQFAAGQRKGGTRTRLYFKALCSWRAPLPGRFEQERIAECLASVDALIEAEIEKLDALKDHKQGLMQQLFPAEGESLPTLRFPEFSGHGLWSETTLEAVIDLISGLHLSPADYSESGAVPYFTGPSDFTHNVEQVTKWTDNTANVANAGDILVTVKGSGVGELWDLALREVSLGRQLMAVRTHACETPFLFQFLQNRRSEFVAMASGNLIPGLSRSDILGMKLYLPQPEEQKAISRCLSSVALLISSQGSIVDGLKKHKQGLLQQLFPVLDEVDG, encoded by the coding sequence ATGAGCGAACGTGAAAACACAACCGCTCGGGCCGAAAAACTCATCCGCTCGCCACGGCATTTCCCAGGCTTCAACGGCAAATGGGACCGCAAAGAGCTTCGCCCGTACTTAGTTCAGCATTCGGAGCGGGTTCCTGCTGACACCGATTTGAGGATCTACAGCTCCTCGCGCGAAGGGCTTTTACCGCAAGATGAGTATTATGGCGGGCACAACCGGTTGAACGAGGGAGAGTATGGCGTCGTTCCAGACGGTTACTTTGTCTACCGCCATATGAGCGATGACACGACGTTCAAATTCAATATCAACAACACTGGGCAGCCGGTCGCAGTCAGCAAGGAGTATCCTGTTTTCAAGACGGACGGCGTAGACCCGATCTTCCTCAGATACCTCTTGAACGAAAGCCGTCCATTCAAGCAGTTTGCCGCAGGACAACGCAAGGGTGGCACGCGTACGCGGCTATATTTTAAGGCGCTATGTTCCTGGCGCGCCCCGTTGCCGGGTCGGTTTGAACAAGAGCGGATCGCTGAATGCCTGGCCTCGGTTGATGCCCTGATCGAAGCAGAGATCGAAAAGCTCGACGCGCTCAAGGACCACAAGCAAGGGCTGATGCAGCAGCTTTTTCCTGCCGAGGGGGAAAGCCTGCCGACGCTTCGGTTCCCAGAGTTTTCGGGGCACGGGCTTTGGAGTGAAACAACTCTTGAGGCGGTGATAGACTTGATTTCGGGTTTGCACCTGTCGCCCGCTGACTATTCAGAATCTGGTGCCGTGCCATATTTTACAGGGCCTTCAGACTTCACGCATAATGTTGAGCAGGTGACCAAGTGGACCGACAATACAGCAAACGTGGCTAATGCTGGTGATATCTTAGTCACCGTAAAGGGCAGTGGCGTCGGTGAACTCTGGGACCTTGCATTGCGTGAGGTTTCTCTGGGTCGACAGCTGATGGCGGTTCGTACTCACGCATGTGAAACGCCGTTTCTCTTCCAGTTCTTGCAAAATCGGCGATCTGAATTTGTAGCCATGGCGTCCGGCAATCTGATTCCGGGTTTGTCGCGGAGTGATATTCTGGGCATGAAACTGTATCTGCCTCAGCCTGAAGAGCAGAAGGCTATCTCAAGATGCCTTTCATCCGTAGCTTTATTGATATCGTCACAGGGAAGCATTGTTGACGGCCTGAAAAAGCACAAGCAGGGCCTTCTTCAACAGCTCTTTCCCGTCCTCGATGAGGTGGACGGATGA
- a CDS encoding type I restriction endonuclease subunit R — MNENEIELDLLHKLQELKYEYRGEIRDLDALKSNFRGHFEKLNRVKLTDNEFGRLLEEIVTPDVFAAARMLREKNTLEREDGTPLDYTLVNTKDWCKNHFEVINQLRINTENSHHRYDAILLINGVPVVQIELKTLTISPRRAMQQIVDYKNDPGNGYGKTLLCFLQLFVVSNRNDTWYFANNNGRHFSFDADERFLPLYQYASEDNRKITHLDQFASKFLSKCTLGQMISRYMVLVASEQKLLMMRPYQIYAVKAIVDCILQNCGNGYIWHTTGSGKTLTSFKASTLLKDNPDIEKCLFVVDRKDLDRQTREEFNRFQEGCVEENTNTETLVRRLLSDDIADKVIVTTIQKLGLALDGTNKKNYKERLAPLSNKRVVFIFDECHRSQFGENHRAIKEFFPNAQLFGFTGTPIFEQNASYQQIDGEQASYVTTEDIFQQQLHAYTITHAIEDRNVLRFHVDYFKPDGKGAKAAGDTVQKRKVVEAILEKHDAVTANRRFNAVLATASINDAIEYNGLFKTIQAERLATDPDFVPLNVAAVFSPPAEGSKDVKQLQEDLPQEKADNAVEPNKKKDALKGIIADYNDQFGANHNINEFDLYYQDVQKRIKDQQFPNQDLPHKHKIDITIVVDMLLTGFDSKYLNTLYVDKNLKNHGLIQAFSRTNRVLNDTKPYGNILDFRQQQAAVNDAITLFSGESSKPPKEIWLADTAPVAIDKLKTAVKTLDDFMQSQGMTCAPEEVANLKGDAARSQFINLFKEVQRLNTQIDQYTDLSPEDKATIDEVMPKEQLQGFRGVYLDTAQRLKGQQDKGPDKTPADVDQLDFEFVLFASAVIDYDYIMGLIADYSQQQPGKQKMTRAQLIGLIQSDAKFLNDREEIAAYIDSLVVGEGLNEKAIREGFEQFRAAKNAKALSDIAEKHEMDVAALQAFVDAILRRMIFDGEALSELLAPLDLGWKARTTKELALMEELIPLLQKRANGREIAGLGAYEQ; from the coding sequence ATGAACGAAAACGAGATTGAGTTGGATTTGCTCCATAAATTGCAGGAGCTCAAGTACGAGTATAGGGGCGAAATCCGTGACCTGGACGCACTGAAAAGCAATTTTCGTGGCCATTTTGAGAAACTCAATCGGGTTAAGCTGACGGATAATGAGTTTGGGCGGCTCCTGGAGGAGATTGTTACGCCCGACGTCTTCGCAGCCGCGCGAATGTTACGAGAGAAAAACACTCTGGAGCGCGAAGACGGCACGCCCTTGGATTACACTTTGGTCAATACCAAGGACTGGTGCAAAAACCACTTTGAGGTTATCAACCAGCTCCGAATAAACACCGAGAACAGCCATCATCGGTATGACGCGATCCTTTTGATCAACGGCGTTCCAGTGGTGCAAATTGAATTGAAAACTCTTACGATAAGTCCGCGTCGTGCGATGCAGCAGATCGTCGATTACAAGAACGATCCAGGGAACGGCTACGGCAAGACTTTACTGTGCTTTTTACAGCTTTTTGTCGTCAGCAACCGAAATGACACTTGGTATTTTGCGAACAACAACGGTCGCCACTTCAGCTTCGACGCGGATGAGCGGTTTTTGCCGCTTTATCAATATGCCAGCGAAGACAATAGGAAGATCACGCACCTCGATCAATTTGCCTCGAAATTTCTGTCGAAATGTACTCTGGGGCAGATGATCAGCCGTTACATGGTGTTGGTCGCGAGTGAGCAAAAGCTTCTAATGATGCGCCCGTACCAAATCTACGCGGTTAAGGCGATTGTCGATTGCATCCTGCAGAACTGCGGAAACGGGTACATCTGGCATACAACTGGCAGCGGCAAGACCCTGACGTCGTTCAAGGCCTCGACGCTTCTGAAGGACAATCCCGATATTGAGAAGTGCCTGTTCGTAGTGGACCGAAAAGACCTCGACCGGCAAACCCGGGAAGAGTTCAATCGCTTCCAAGAAGGCTGCGTTGAGGAAAACACCAACACAGAGACTCTTGTCCGTCGGCTGCTCTCCGACGACATCGCAGACAAAGTGATCGTTACAACGATCCAGAAGCTGGGCCTGGCTCTGGATGGCACGAACAAGAAGAACTACAAAGAGCGTCTCGCACCGCTGAGCAATAAGCGCGTTGTGTTCATTTTCGATGAGTGCCATCGCTCTCAATTCGGCGAAAATCATCGCGCGATCAAAGAGTTCTTTCCCAATGCTCAACTCTTTGGTTTCACCGGGACGCCGATTTTCGAGCAGAACGCATCGTATCAGCAGATTGATGGCGAGCAGGCCTCGTATGTCACGACCGAAGATATTTTTCAGCAGCAACTGCACGCCTACACGATCACACACGCCATTGAAGATCGGAACGTCCTTCGCTTCCACGTGGACTACTTCAAACCTGATGGGAAAGGAGCGAAGGCAGCCGGTGACACTGTGCAAAAGCGCAAGGTCGTGGAAGCGATCCTTGAAAAGCACGACGCAGTAACGGCAAACCGCCGCTTCAATGCGGTGCTGGCGACGGCGTCGATCAATGACGCCATAGAGTACAATGGATTGTTCAAGACCATCCAAGCGGAACGCCTAGCCACTGATCCCGACTTCGTGCCGCTGAACGTCGCCGCAGTGTTCTCGCCTCCTGCCGAGGGCAGCAAGGACGTCAAGCAGCTGCAAGAAGACTTGCCTCAGGAAAAGGCGGATAACGCAGTCGAGCCGAACAAGAAGAAGGACGCGTTGAAAGGCATCATCGCGGATTACAACGATCAATTCGGGGCCAATCACAACATCAATGAATTCGACCTGTATTATCAGGACGTTCAGAAGCGGATCAAAGACCAGCAGTTCCCGAACCAGGACCTTCCCCACAAGCATAAGATCGACATCACCATCGTCGTCGATATGCTGCTCACGGGTTTTGACTCAAAGTACCTGAACACCCTTTACGTCGATAAGAACCTTAAAAATCACGGGTTGATCCAGGCGTTTTCGCGAACCAATCGCGTGCTGAACGATACAAAGCCCTACGGCAACATCCTCGACTTTCGTCAGCAACAAGCTGCGGTCAATGATGCGATCACGCTTTTTTCTGGCGAATCCAGCAAGCCACCCAAGGAAATCTGGCTGGCCGACACTGCGCCGGTTGCCATCGACAAGCTGAAGACAGCGGTGAAGACCCTCGATGACTTCATGCAGTCGCAGGGCATGACCTGCGCACCGGAGGAGGTTGCAAATCTCAAAGGCGATGCGGCGCGGAGCCAGTTCATCAACCTCTTCAAAGAGGTCCAGCGGCTAAACACCCAGATCGACCAATATACCGACCTGTCGCCTGAGGACAAAGCCACAATTGACGAGGTCATGCCCAAGGAACAGCTTCAAGGCTTCCGAGGTGTCTATCTGGACACTGCGCAGCGACTAAAGGGGCAGCAGGATAAAGGGCCGGACAAGACTCCAGCGGATGTTGATCAGCTCGATTTCGAGTTCGTGCTCTTCGCCTCGGCGGTGATCGACTATGACTACATCATGGGTCTGATCGCTGACTATTCGCAGCAGCAGCCGGGCAAGCAGAAGATGACACGCGCGCAGCTGATCGGGTTGATCCAGTCAGATGCCAAGTTCCTCAATGATCGCGAGGAGATCGCCGCATACATCGACTCGCTGGTCGTGGGCGAGGGGCTGAACGAGAAGGCGATCCGCGAAGGTTTCGAGCAATTCAGGGCCGCGAAGAACGCTAAGGCGCTGTCTGACATCGCGGAAAAGCACGAGATGGATGTCGCGGCCTTGCAAGCGTTTGTTGATGCCATTCTGCGGCGGATGATCTTTGACGGTGAAGCGTTGAGCGAACTTCTGGCCCCGCTTGATCTCGGCTGGAAAGCGCGGACAACGAAAGAGCTGGCATTGATGGAGGAACTGATCCCGCTGTTACAGAAGCGTGCCAACGGGCGCGAAATCGCCGGTCTGGGAGCATATGAACAATGA
- a CDS encoding recombinase family protein, whose translation MIFGYARVSTGEQLLDAQLDALHEAGAEKVFQEKKTGKSRERVELGKLLEQLRPEDVVIVTKYDRLARSLRDLIEIVDQIREKGAGFRSLGEDIDTTTPAGRLVFHVFGSIAEFERERIVERTKEGLAAARKRGRIGGRRPALSAEQKEAVKRMRDEEKRSLSEIARLFNVSKQTISRA comes from the coding sequence ATGATTTTTGGCTATGCACGAGTTTCCACCGGCGAGCAGCTGCTTGATGCGCAACTTGACGCACTGCATGAAGCTGGCGCGGAAAAAGTTTTCCAGGAGAAGAAAACGGGAAAGAGTAGGGAAAGGGTAGAGCTCGGCAAATTGCTTGAACAGCTAAGGCCGGAAGACGTGGTTATTGTCACCAAGTATGATCGTCTTGCTAGGTCACTGCGTGACTTGATTGAGATCGTGGACCAAATCCGAGAGAAGGGCGCGGGCTTCCGGAGTCTCGGAGAAGACATCGACACGACTACTCCAGCAGGTCGCCTGGTATTCCATGTGTTTGGATCGATTGCAGAGTTTGAGCGTGAGCGGATTGTCGAACGCACCAAGGAAGGTCTAGCCGCCGCCCGTAAGCGCGGCCGCATAGGTGGACGGCGACCAGCCCTAAGCGCGGAACAGAAGGAAGCAGTGAAAAGGATGCGTGACGAGGAGAAGCGATCACTGTCCGAGATTGCCCGACTCTTCAATGTCAGCAAGCAGACGATTTCTCGCGCTTGA